In the genome of Polaribacter atrinae, one region contains:
- a CDS encoding cytochrome-c peroxidase codes for MKKKSVLCILLFTCFFILSGKNRSKLYKTDPVLKKIAFVYSSNFLKFQKEVNLLDSLSNNIGSYKDIKYQIKKTRLAYKKIEFIFDYYQTFYNTSYINGAPLPKISEYFEATNVIHPNGLQALDEVVFEENSLENKQQIKNLANKLKERVDFLLKSHLPIALKPSQIIESIRSGIVRIFTLGITGYDTPGSVNGLEESLVSLQSMETTFSYFKEEINSNANTKFKNIIKVFKKGKNLLLSENNFNNFDRMLFLKEIVNPLYAELLEFQNLNNTLLEPYKKHAQNYKAKNIFDVNFINANFYSELVYLPLDNKKTIKLGKLLFNDPLLSNSGKMSCLTCHSPSKGFTDGLPKSVSNKKGTFGTRNAPTLLNAGYSTRYFLDMRASNLESQVAHVIDNPLEFNTTFKVIINKLTKNNNYRKLFKDAYGGIHKQTINQKSISNAIAAYVNSLKSFNSLFDKYVRNEIKEYPENAKRGFNLFMGKGTCATCHFAPVFNGTTPPFYLETESEVLGITQGFDSISPKLDNDLGRYDNGLKGDKQPYFKNSFKTVSIRNTDLTAPYMHNGLFYTLEDVLAFYNLGGGEGMGLKVENQTLSNAHLNLSKQEINVIIAFIKTLSDTSDHKTNKTKNEVLE; via the coding sequence ATGAAAAAAAAAAGTGTTTTATGTATCTTACTTTTTACTTGCTTTTTTATCTTATCGGGTAAAAACAGAAGTAAGCTCTATAAAACCGATCCTGTTTTAAAAAAAATAGCCTTTGTTTATTCTAGTAATTTTTTAAAGTTTCAAAAAGAAGTTAATTTATTAGACTCCCTTTCAAATAACATCGGTTCTTATAAAGACATAAAATACCAAATTAAAAAAACAAGATTAGCTTATAAAAAAATTGAATTCATTTTTGATTATTACCAAACATTTTACAATACCAGTTATATAAACGGAGCTCCTTTACCCAAAATAAGTGAATATTTTGAAGCGACAAATGTTATACACCCAAATGGTTTACAAGCTTTAGATGAAGTCGTTTTTGAAGAAAATTCTTTAGAAAACAAACAACAGATTAAAAACTTGGCTAATAAATTAAAAGAACGAGTAGATTTTCTTTTAAAAAGCCATTTACCTATTGCCTTAAAACCTAGTCAAATTATAGAATCTATTCGCTCTGGCATAGTACGGATTTTCACCCTAGGAATAACAGGTTACGATACACCTGGTTCTGTAAATGGTCTAGAAGAAAGTTTGGTGAGTTTACAAAGTATGGAAACTACTTTTTCTTATTTTAAAGAAGAAATTAATTCTAATGCAAACACTAAATTTAAAAACATAATAAAGGTATTTAAAAAAGGTAAAAACTTATTACTATCAGAAAATAATTTTAATAATTTTGATAGAATGCTCTTTTTAAAGGAAATAGTAAATCCGTTGTATGCAGAATTATTAGAATTTCAAAACTTAAATAATACCCTGTTAGAACCTTATAAAAAACACGCTCAAAATTATAAAGCAAAAAATATATTTGATGTCAACTTTATTAATGCCAATTTTTATTCAGAATTAGTTTACTTACCTTTAGATAATAAAAAAACAATTAAATTAGGTAAGTTATTATTTAATGATCCCTTGCTTTCTAATAGTGGTAAAATGTCTTGCTTAACTTGTCATTCCCCTAGTAAAGGTTTTACAGATGGTTTGCCAAAAAGTGTTTCTAATAAAAAAGGAACCTTTGGTACTAGAAATGCTCCAACCCTTTTAAACGCAGGTTATTCCACGCGTTACTTTTTAGACATGCGTGCTTCTAATTTAGAATCGCAAGTGGCTCATGTTATTGATAACCCCTTAGAATTTAATACTACTTTTAAAGTAATAATTAATAAATTAACTAAAAACAATAACTATAGAAAATTATTTAAAGATGCTTATGGAGGTATTCATAAACAGACCATCAATCAAAAATCTATAAGTAATGCAATTGCAGCCTATGTAAATTCATTAAAGTCTTTTAATAGTCTTTTTGATAAATACGTAAGAAACGAAATTAAAGAATATCCAGAAAATGCCAAGCGAGGTTTTAATTTATTTATGGGAAAAGGAACTTGTGCAACTTGCCATTTTGCTCCGGTTTTTAACGGTACTACACCACCATTTTATTTAGAAACAGAATCGGAAGTATTAGGAATTACACAGGGTTTTGATTCAATTTCGCCTAAATTAGATAATGATTTAGGTCGCTATGATAATGGTCTTAAAGGTGATAAACAACCTTATTTTAAAAATTCTTTTAAAACAGTTTCTATTAGAAATACAGATTTAACGGCTCCTTATATGCACAATGGATTATTTTATACTTTAGAAGATGTTTTAGCATTTTATAATTTAGGAGGCGGAGAAGGAATGGGGTTAAAAGTAGAAAACCAAACACTTTCGAACGCTCATTTAAATTTATCTAAACAAGAAATTAATGTTATTATTGCTTTCATCAAAACACTTTCTGACACTTCAGATCACAAGACAAACAAAACTAAAAACGAAGTTTTAGAATAA